In Bacillus methanolicus, the following proteins share a genomic window:
- a CDS encoding replication-relaxation family protein, with the protein MAKVLGYQISETSMKLLTLLFYYRGMTALQLAKMYFKSHNPTAVQKSSVHNYLRKLKDQKLVTSKKLDGDNYVGSLYYLTQAGLEVVKSLLNIEDGQTGTGYILANENKEDTQADLEYGIYKPPMEQIHHHLILIDFFVRLRLMSNQQVDHRLSMYASKEYEYNGKEAKIRPDAEVVLPYDRHYCIEIDRATESHSQLIQKFENYRHYFEYAEEINEKLPTAIVFVTDEKQYQYGMNRRWTNVLAAYLKTMGDYALKVNLFMLPLNKVEHFIRFETYRPQLNRKVQTLLEKTLIQKGNYKDVQTFKQPTDYSSIDYMIAFTQTKYHVYFVRVAYEYDASIFSGFHHFINNLGDIHRKQQTPYKPSGVSQAIFYTDERPFLPDYMRKNYDLPQEFLSHLELLSQHLSMYKHPL; encoded by the coding sequence ATGGCAAAAGTTCTTGGTTATCAAATTTCAGAGACTTCTATGAAACTATTAACGCTTTTATTTTATTATCGAGGCATGACTGCTTTGCAATTAGCCAAGATGTATTTTAAATCTCACAATCCTACAGCGGTACAAAAGTCTTCTGTTCACAACTATTTGCGCAAGCTAAAGGATCAAAAACTAGTCACTTCAAAGAAATTGGATGGAGATAATTATGTGGGCTCATTATATTACTTAACTCAAGCGGGATTAGAAGTAGTAAAATCTCTTTTAAACATTGAAGATGGGCAAACAGGGACGGGCTATATTTTAGCAAATGAGAATAAGGAAGATACACAAGCGGATTTAGAGTATGGTATTTATAAACCGCCTATGGAGCAAATTCATCATCACTTAATACTCATTGACTTTTTTGTTCGTTTGCGCTTAATGTCGAATCAACAAGTGGATCATCGCTTGTCGATGTACGCTTCAAAAGAATACGAGTACAACGGAAAAGAAGCAAAGATACGACCGGACGCAGAAGTAGTTTTACCTTATGATCGGCACTACTGCATTGAAATTGACCGAGCTACAGAAAGTCATTCTCAACTCATACAAAAATTTGAGAACTACCGTCATTACTTTGAATATGCGGAAGAAATAAATGAAAAACTTCCGACCGCCATTGTGTTTGTAACAGATGAAAAACAATACCAATACGGAATGAACCGACGCTGGACAAACGTATTAGCGGCTTATTTAAAAACGATGGGAGATTACGCTCTAAAAGTGAATCTCTTTATGTTACCTTTAAATAAAGTGGAGCATTTTATTCGGTTTGAAACCTATCGACCACAGCTTAACCGAAAAGTTCAAACCCTTCTAGAAAAAACATTAATACAAAAAGGAAATTATAAAGACGTACAAACATTTAAACAGCCAACGGATTATTCCAGCATAGATTATATGATTGCCTTTACCCAAACGAAGTATCATGTTTACTTTGTAAGAGTAGCGTATGAGTACGATGCTTCCATTTTCAGCGGGTTCCATCACTTTATAAATAATCTTGGTGACATTCACCGAAAGCAACAGACACCTTACAAACCATCAGGGGTTAGTCAAGCTATCTTCTATACGGATGAGCGACCGTTTTTACCGGATTACATGCGGAAAAATTATGACTTGCCGCAAGAATTTCTTTCACATTTAGAACTTTTATCTCAACATCTTTCTATGTATAAACACCCTCTATAA
- a CDS encoding helix-turn-helix domain-containing protein: MYNKEFGDYLRSLRKRKNLSIKELQELSGVSDAYISQIENGKKPIPSPKTLEKLYKHLDVSFEQLLEKAGYIPTIKQHTSVDLYDILQKPSITYKGFPLSPKQRELLKDLLNEFISNHNSTQYKDSNND; this comes from the coding sequence ATGTATAATAAAGAGTTCGGTGACTATTTACGCTCACTCCGCAAAAGGAAAAACCTTTCGATTAAAGAACTGCAGGAGCTTTCAGGAGTGAGCGATGCTTATATCTCACAAATTGAAAACGGAAAAAAACCGATTCCTTCGCCAAAAACCTTGGAAAAATTGTACAAGCATCTCGATGTATCCTTTGAACAATTACTGGAAAAAGCAGGCTACATCCCAACGATCAAACAGCATACTTCTGTCGATTTATATGACATACTGCAAAAACCATCTATTACTTATAAGGGGTTCCCGCTGTCCCCTAAACAGCGGGAACTGCTGAAAGATTTGCTAAATGAATTTATCAGCAACCATAATTCAACTCAATATAAAGATTCAAACAATGATTAG
- a CDS encoding ATP-binding protein, which yields MFSEVKGSGKTRLAVSILNALIKKYDIRGLYISSTDLLHEIKKTFDDSNHSAYEIIQQFTEAQLLVIDDFRVEKTTDWSEEMFTKILDDRMNYKRPTIITSNIEVNQLSKKYRAGRIESRIEKMTLPVPLPDENVRSYLAQQENERIAEFISSF from the coding sequence TTGTTTAGCGAAGTGAAGGGGAGCGGCAAAACTCGTTTAGCAGTGAGTATTTTAAATGCTCTTATCAAAAAATACGATATCCGCGGTCTCTATATCTCATCAACGGATTTACTGCATGAAATTAAAAAAACTTTTGATGACAGCAATCACAGCGCTTATGAAATCATCCAGCAATTTACTGAAGCACAGCTACTTGTCATTGATGACTTCAGAGTTGAGAAGACCACTGATTGGTCTGAAGAAATGTTTACAAAGATCCTTGATGATCGGATGAACTATAAGAGGCCGACGATTATTACTTCTAACATTGAAGTCAATCAACTGTCAAAAAAATATCGGGCTGGAAGAATTGAAAGTCGTATCGAAAAGATGACTTTACCAGTCCCCCTGCCCGATGAAAACGTTCGTAGCTATTTAGCACAACAAGAAAACGAACGTATTGCAGAATTTATCTCCTCTTTTTAA
- a CDS encoding helix-turn-helix domain-containing protein, whose translation MRKRCSRTLKIFLKDSRQFKIMLIERGFSQRQFSKRIGTSETYLNQIINNKKSPSPAIAKKIVDQLEVEFQDIFTIQ comes from the coding sequence ATGAGGAAGAGGTGTAGCAGGACATTGAAAATCTTTCTGAAAGATTCGCGACAGTTCAAAATTATGCTGATAGAACGCGGTTTTTCACAACGGCAGTTTTCCAAAAGGATTGGTACAAGCGAGACGTATTTAAACCAGATTATCAACAATAAGAAAAGTCCCAGTCCCGCTATAGCCAAAAAAATCGTGGATCAGCTTGAAGTCGAATTTCAAGACATTTTTACAATTCAATAA